Below is a window of bacterium DNA.
CCCCGCCGATCTGCTGGGCACGGCGATCGTCGAGGCGGGAGGTGCCATCAGCGCCGGGAGCGCCGTGAAGTCGGGCGCCGATGGCCGGGCGCTGGCCTACGACACCGGCACCAAGGTGGGCATCGCCCTGACGGGTGCGACCGCCGCCGGGCAGCGCATCGAGGTGCTTTTGCTGCCGAGCGCGTGAGAAGCTCTGTGAGCGTTTTTTCGCCGACCAGCTACCTATCCCTTATCCATTGCCGGTAAACCTCGGTAAACCCGTTTACCGGACGTCGTAGAGGCATTCAGGAGACAGACCCATGCCCCAGATGACCCCCGCCCAGGCCCGCGTGATCGATCCGATCCTCACCGAGGTCGCGCGCGGTTACCAGAACGCCGCCTACATCGGCAATGCGCTCTTCCCGGTCGTGCCGGTCGGGTTGCGCGGCGGCAAGATCCTCCAGTTCGGCAAGGAGCATTTCCGGCTCTACAACACCGCCCGCGCACCGGGCTCGGACGTCGCCGTGATCCAGTTCGGCTATGCCGGCCAGTCCTATGCCCTGGCGGATCACGCCATCGCCGGGCTGGTCCCGGTCGAGGACCTCGAGGAGGCCTCGCAACAGCCCGGCATCGATCTGGGGAGCGACGCGGTGCGCTCGGTGCAGGACATCATCGCGATCAAGCTCGAAGTCGAGCAGGCGACCCTGGCCCGCAACGCCGCGCTCTACGCCGCGAGCAACAAGGCGACGCTATCCGGTGCCAGCCAATGGTCCGATCCGTCCTCCGATCCGATCAAGGCGATCGAGGACGCGAAAGAGGCGATCCGCGGCCAGGTGGTGATGCGGCCCAACACCCTGGTGCTGGGGCCGAAGGTGTTCGCCGCCCTGAAGCAGCACCCGAAGATCATCGACCGCATCAAATACACCGGCCGCGACGTGCCGACCGCGGAGCTCCTCGCCAGCCTGTTCGGGGTGCAGCGGGTGGTGTCCGGGGATGCCGTCTACCAGGATGCCGACGGTGTCATGGTGGACGTCTGGGGCAAGGACGCGATCCTCGCCTACACCAACCTTTCGGGCATCGCCTCGCGCAGGGTGCCTTCCTATGGCTACACCTACCGGCTGCGCAATTTCCCGGTGGTGGAAACGCCGTGGTACAACCCCGCCAAGCTGAGCTGGATGTATCCGGTGCGCGACGCCATGAGCGCGGTGTTGGCGGGCGCCGAGGCCGGGTTCCTGTTCCAGAACGCGGTCGCGTAATGAAAGTCGAGGTCCTGATCGATAGCCTCGATCACGACGGCCGGCGCCTCGCGCCGGGTGAGGTGATCGAGGTCGAGCATCCGGAAGCGCTCCTCGCGCTGGGCGCGGTGCGCCCCGCCGCCGAAGAATACCCACGAATGGGTGACATGGACGCCACCGACCCTCGCAGTCCCGTCCCGGGTGCTGCCGGGACGGGCCGGAAACGGAAGTAAGCCGTGCGCTACGTCTCCCAAGCCGACATCGAGGCCGCGATCCCGCCGGACACCCTGCGACAACTCTCCAGCGACGATCCGCACGCCGCCGGCCCGGACTGGACGGTGGTGGAACAGGCGGTGGCCTACGCCGAGGAATTGATCGACGCCCATCTGCGCGGCCGTTACGCCCTGCCGCTTGCGACCGTGCCGACGGTGTTGCGCAACCTCACGATCGATCTCACCCGCTGCTGGTTGTACGGCCGCAGGCCCGAGGGCATGGATTTTCCCGAGGCGGTGCGGCGCGGCTGCGACAACGCCATGAAGCTCCTGAAGAGTCTCGCCGACGGCACGATCAGCCTGGGGTTGCCTACGGGGGAGTCGACTCCGACCGTCGGCAGCCCCTCGTTCCTTGCCCCGGGCCGGGTGATGGACGAGGGTGCGCTCTGATGGCCTCCACCCTGGCCCTGTTGGAGGCGGTGGTGAAGCGGCTCGCCGGGGCTTTTCCGCATCTCGCGGTGGAACTCTACCCGGAGCGTCCCTCCGAGTACCGGTTGAACCACCCCAGGGGCGCGCTCCTGGTGGGGTACGTCCGCAGTCACTACGGCGCTCCGGTCGACACCGAGATCATGGCCCAGGAGCGCAGCGTCGAGGTGAGCGTCGCGGTCCTCATGCGCGGGCTCCACGATGGCGCCGGCGCGGTGCCGACGCTCGATGCCGTGCGCCAGGCCGTGATCGGCTGGAAGATGCCGGACTGCGACAAGTCCAGGATCGTCGGCGACCGCTTCCTGGATCAGAGCGCGGGACTGTGGACCTATGAACTCACTTTTTCCGGCCGCACCCTGGTGCTGGAGGACGAGGAGCCCGACGCCGGGCCGATCCTGAAGCACATCACCACCGAGGACGGCTTCGAGCGCACCGAGACGATCAAACATCCGGACGGCAGCATCACCTACGAGGAGTTTCCGCCATGAAACGATTCCGTTACCAGGGGCCGGTGGCGAGCGTCACCCTGCCGGGCGGCCTCGATGTCAACTTCCATCCCGGCGCCGAGGTCGACCTGCCGGAGGACAACGACTATATCCGGACGCTCGTGGCGAAGGGGTTTTTGCTGCCCCTGCCGGCGCCGAAAGTCGCCCAGAAAGCGGACAAGGCGGACAGCGCCCAGCAGGAGAAGCCATGAACACCGATCAAGCCAAGGCCCGTATGTATGATCTCGAGAGGCACATGCGGGCGCTTGCGCCGGTCATCATCGGAGCGGCGCGGCGGGTGCGCGAGGCCGCGCTCGCCCATGCGTCCGTGACCGCGCCGGATTTCGAGGCGCTCAACGCCGGGTTGCTGCTCGATCAGGTGGCGTTGATCGCCGCCGAAGGCGTGCGCGCCCGCGATGAACTGAAGGCGCTGTCCGCCGAACGCGAGCGGCTGAAGGCTTATCTCGAAACCTTGGGAGACGGAGCATGAGCGAGCTCGATGTCACCGTGCGCAAGGCCAGGCTCTACGACCTGCACTTCGAGATCGAGCGGCAGACCGTGCGCGTGCGCGAGGCCGCCGAAGCCGCGCGGGGCTCGGCATGCGTCTGGTTCGAATGGAAGGGCTCGGTCCTCGACCTCATGAACATCGGTCAAGGCATCGGCCAGGTGCGCAAAGCGCTCGATCGCCTGGCCGCCGAGCATGAACGACTCACCCGCCTGCTCGCCGAGCGGGGCGAAACCCAGCAAGGAGTTTGAGCCATGCCCGCCCCTTTTCCGCGCGGTGAAGAGGCTCATGAGGCGGCGCTGCGTGACGAGGATTTCATCCGTCGCCAGCAGGTGATCCGCCAGGCGATGCTGGCCCATCTGTACGCGGCCAGGCGCGTCAATCGGACGGTCTACGTGCGCGACCTCACCCACGCCCTGGGACACGATCCCGCCGAGGCCGAGTTTGCCCTTGCCTATCTGGCCGAGGCTGGATTGATCGATCACAAATCGGTGCACGTGCGCATCACCACCGCCGGCATCGAGCGTTTTGAACAGGGAGACTGACTATGCCCGCCAATTTCCTGCACGGCGTCGAAACCATCGAGATCGAGAAGGGTCCGCGTCCGATCCGCGGCGTCAAGACTGCCGTGATCGGCCTGGTCGGCACCGCGCCGATGCTGGACGTCGATCCCGCCGACCGCACCCTGAACCGGATCCGGCTCGTCACCAACGACCGCGACGCCGAGCGCTACTTCGGCCAGAACCGCGCCGGCTTCACCATCCCGCGGGCGCTCGACGCGATCTTCGACCAGGGCAATGGCCCGATCTGCGTGGTGGTCAACGTCCTCGACCCGGCTACCGACACCACGGCCGTGACCGACGAGGCCAAGACGTTCGACGCCGCGACCGACCGGGCCCAGCTCGCCCACCCGCAGGTTTCGAACGTCGTCGTCAAGCACACGAGCGGCACGCCTGTCTATGTGCTCAATACCGACTACACCCTGGACGCCGCCAACGGCACGATCACCCGCAAAGCAGGCGGCGCCATCGCCTCGGGCCAGAGCGTGAAGGTCTCGTATTCCTGGCTGGATCCGTCGAAAGCCCTCAACGCCGACATCATCGGCACGGTCGACGGAGCCGGCAACCGCACCGGCATGCAGGCGCTCCTCAACGCCTACCAGGAACTCGGGTTCTTCCCCAAGATCCTGATCGCGCCCGGCTACTCGACCGCGAACGCGGTGGCCACGGAGTTGAACGTCTTGGCCGGAAAGCTGCGCGCCATCGCCCTGGTGGACGCCCCGGTCGGCACCACCGTGCAGCAGGCGATCACCGGCCGCGGCCCGTCGGGGGCGATCAACTTCAACTACTCTTCCGACCGCATGGTGCTCTGCTACCCGCACCTCAAGGTCTACGACGGCGCGACCGACAGCGAGATCCTGGAGCCCTTCTCGCCGCGGCTCGCCGGCCGCATCGCCGCGACCGACCAGGAGCGGGGCTATTGGTGGTCGGCCTCGAACCAGGAGATCAAGGGCATCGTCGGGGTGGAACTGCCGCTCACGGCGATGATCAACGACCCGACCACGGAGACCAACCTCCTGAACGAGGCCGGCATCGTCACCGTGTTCAACGCCTTCGGCTCGGGCCTCCGCACCTGGGGCAACCGCTCCGCGGCCTGGCCTTCGAACACGCATCCCAGGAACTTCATCAACATCCGCCGCACCGCCGACGTGATCCACGAGTCGATCGAGTACTCGATGCTGCAGTTTCTCGATCAGCCGATCACCGATGCCTTGATCGACGCCATCACCGAATCGGTCAACCTGTTCCTGCGCACGCTCGTCATGCGGGGCGCGCTCATCGACGGCAAGTGCTGGTGGGACAAGGCGAAGAACCCGGTCACGGAAATCGCGCTGGGACATCTCACCTTCGATATCACCTTCATGCCGCCGCCGCCCCTCGAGCGCGTCACCTTCGAGAGCTTCATCGACATCAACCTGCTGTCGCAATTGGGAGGTAACCGCTGATGGCCAAGATCGAAATCAACCGGCTCACCAACGCCAACGTCTACCTGGACGGTTCGTCCTTCCTTGGGCGGGCCATGGAAGTGGAATTGCCCAAGGTGACGCACAAGTTCGCCGAACACAAGGCGCTCGGCATGGTCGGCACCATCGAGGCCTGGTCCGGCATCGAGAAGATGGAGGCCAAGTTCAAGTGGAGTTCGTTCTACCGCGAGGTGCTGGGCAAGGCGGCCAACCCGTTCAAGGCGGTGGCCGTGCAGGTGCGCGGCAGCCTGGAGACCTATTCCAGCGCCGGGCGGGTCGCCGAGGTGGCGGTGGTGGCGCATCTCCTCGGCCAGTTCGATTCCATCCCGGCCGGCAACTACAAGCAGCACGAAAACGTCGAGATCGAGAACGGCATGGCGGTGTCCTACATCAAGCTGGTGGTGGACGGCGCCGAGGTGCTGGAGTTCGACGCCTTCGCCAACATCTACAAGGCGGACGGGCAGGATCTCCTGGCCACCTACCGGGCGAACATCGGGGGCTGAGATGAAACGCGACTGCTGGAGGAGCTGCTGACATGACCACCATCCCCCTGTCCGAACCCCTCAAGACCGGCGATGGCCGGCTTTTGAAGGAGCTCACGGTGCGGCCGCCGCGGGTCAAGGACTTGAAGGCCGCCCAACGCACCGGCGGCACGGCGGCCGAGCAGGAAGTCGCCCTGCTCGCGCTCCTCGTAGGCCTGGTGCCGGAGGATCTGGACGAACTCCTGGTGGCGGACTACAAGCGCCTCCAGGACACGTTTCGCGACCTGGTGGGTGACGGAGGCTGATCTCTGGCAGGGTGCGGCGATGCTCGCCCGCTGGTTCCGCTTCCCGCCGTCGGAGATCGACCGGCTCGAGATGCTGGATTTTTTGAAGTGGTGCGAGCTCGCGGCGGAGCAGATCAATCGGGAGACAAAAACGCGATGAACGGCGCCACGATCGCCACGACGATCGGTCCCGTCACAGGCAGGAACAACAATCCCCCCAACAAGGCCGCGGACGGACCGCCACCGGTCGAGAGGATCACCAGCGCGGACAGGAAATAGGCAATCAGTAGCAAAATCACTCCAAGCATCTTGGCACGATAGCACATGGCCGGATCCTCCGTAACCCTTGGAATCCTGATCACGGCCTCGGCGGGGGCGGCGCACGGAGCACTGCAGTCCCTCGGGCAGAATGTCGAGCGTCTCAAGGCGGTCACCGCCCAGGCTCGCTCGGCGCAGGTGGCCCTCGGGGGCGAGATGGCCAGGATGCGGTTGTGGGGAGCGCCGGTCGATGGACTGAAAGCTCGCTACGACCGCCTGGGCCGATCCATCGAACGGGTGTCCCAGACCCTCTCCGGGATCGAAAGAGCGCAAGCCAGGGTAGCCCTGCATCGCCAGGCGATCGGCGAGTTGTGGGGGCAGGCCGCCTCGACGGCGGGGCTGGCGATGTCTCTGGCGGCGCCGGTCCGGTCCGCCATCTCGTTCGAATCGGCCATGGCCGATGTGCGCAAGGTGGTGGATGGTTCCGACGCCGAGATCACCCGTCTCGGCGACACCCTGATCCGGATGAGCCGCAGTCTCCCGCTCGCCACCACGGAGCTGGCGCGGATCGCCGCCTCCGGCGGAGAGCTCGGCGTGGCGCTCAGGGACATCCCGGCCTTCACCGAGGAAGTGGCGAAGATGGCGGTGGCGTTCGACATGTCGGCCGAGGACGCGGGCGACGCCATGGCCAAGCTCGCCAACGTCTACAACATCCCGATCACGCAGATCGGCCGCCTCGGCGACGCCGTCAACCAACTCTCCAACGAATCCCCGGCCAAGGCGCGCGACATCGTCAACGCGCTCGCCCGCGTCGGCGGCGTGGCCAAGCAGTTCGGGCTATCGGCGGACCAGGCCGCGGCCCTGTCCAGCGCACTCATCGCCCTGGGCAAGCCGCCGGAGGTCGCGGGCATGGCCATCAACGCCATGCTCACGAAACTCGCCACCGCGGACAAACAAAGCAAGGATTTCCAGAAAGCGCTAGGCGGCATGGGGATGAGCGCGACCCAGCTCAAGCGGGCCATCGCCATGGATGCCCAGGGCGCACTGCTCGGATTCCTGAAGACCCTGGAGCGGGTGCCGGCCGCCGAGCGCACCGGCATCCTGGTGGACCTGTTCGGTCTCGAGTATGCCGACGACGTGGCGGTGCTCGCCGGATCCGTCAAGACCTACAGCGATGCCCTGGCGGTGCTGCCGCGGGCGGAAGGCTCGATGAGCAAGGAGTTTGCGGCGCGGGCGAAGACCTCGGCCAACCACCTGCAACTGCTCGGCAATACGGCGACCGAACTCGGCATCACCCTGGGTGCGGTGCTGCTCCCCGCGCTGAATGAAGTGCTCGAAGCCATCAAGCCGATGATCATCGCGGTGGCCGACTGGGCGCGAGAGCACCCGCAACTGGTGGCGATCCTCGGCAAGACGGCCGCCGCGCTGCTCATCTTCAAGGCCGGCAGCCTCGCCGCCCGTGCCGCAGCACATCTCCTGAGCATGGGGGCTTGGGGACTGATCGGGCGCTTGCGGGCGCTCCGGGGCGCATGGCTCACGGCCTCGCTCGTGCTGCAAACGCGCAGCCTGCAATCGATCCTCGGCGGGATGACGCAGGCGGCCGGGGCCGCCGGCGGACTCCTCGTCCGGCTGCGCGAGATCGCCAACTCCGGGTCGCCTCTGAAGGCGCTCGGCTGGCATCTCGGGCGCATCGGGACCGCCGCCCGCGCCGCGGCCGCGACCGTAGGAGGGGCGCTGGTTGCGGCCTTGCGCGTCGCTGGGCAGGCCGTGCTGTGGCTCTCCCGGGCGGTACTGCTGAATCCGGTCGGTCTACTCTTGGCGGGCGGGGCGATAGTCGTCATGAAATACTGGCAACCGATCTCCGGGTTCTTCCGTGGCGTGTGGAGCGGCTTGCAGGAAGGCTTGCGGGGAGTTTCCGAGGCATTCCGGCCGCTGGGTGCACTCGCGCGGTCCGCACTCGTTCCCCTGGCCTCCCTGTTTTCGCCCCTGGTGTCGGCGTTGCGATCCGTCTGGCAATGGCTCAAGGCATTGTTCCGGCCAGTCGAGGACGTGGGTGGGGCCGCCGAGGCGATGGGGAAGCGATTCGGCCTAGCGCTCGCCGCCGTGCTCCGCAAGGGCGTCGAGATGGTGCAATGGTTCGGCGAATTGCCAGGCAAATTCCTTGCCCTCGGCGGACAAATGATCGACGGTCTCCTGGCCGGCATCCGCTCCGGCTGGAGCCGGTTGAAAGCCGGACTGGGGGAACTGGGCGGTGAGATCGTCGGTCATTTCAAGTCGCTGCTCGGCATCCGCTCGCCCTCGCGGGTATTTGCGGATCTGGGCGGGGCTCTCGCCGCCGGGCTCGAACAGGGAATGCTGGGCGGTGTTCGGCGAATCACGCAGGCTGCCGGGATCCTGGCTGCAGCGGCGATCCCGGAGCTTTCGGTGCCGGCCCTCGCCGCCCCGGTGCTGCCCCGGGTCCCGGCCGTGGAGGTGCCGGCTTCGGTGCGGGGCACGCGGATTCCCGGCTTGCCGACCGCCCGCCGACTCCGGCAGGAAGGCGGGGCCGTGGTGATCCACTTCCGCCCGACCATTCATGTACAGGGGGCGGACGATCCCGGCAAGGTCCGCGCCCAGGTCGAGGAGGCGCTGCAACTGTCGCTGCGGGAGTTCGAGCGGGTGGCGCGGCAGTCCCGCCACGGCCAGTCGCGCACGGGGTATTCCTGGTGAGTTACCTGCAACTCGGCACGGTGCGCCTGGACCTCATCACCTGGGTCAACGGCTTCGAGGCCGGCTACCGTTACGCCTACGCCAGCCACGACATCATCGAGGGCAAGAGTCATCTGCAATGGACCGGGGACGAGCTGGAGACGCGCACCATGGTGGCGCAGCTCCACATGCGTTACTGCGACCCCAAGGCCGAGTTCGAGAAGTTGAAGCGGGCCGCCGAGCGCCACCAGGCCATGGCCCTGTTCTTCGCCAACGGCACTTTCGAGGGCCGTTTCGTCATCGAGGAGTTGAGCCGCACGCTCGAACATACCGACAAGCTCGGCAACATCTATCTGATGCAATTGCAGATCCAGTTGCGCGAGTGGGCAGAGCCCACGTCCGCCTCGCTCCTCGCCGGGCTCGCCCAGTCCGCCGTCGGCCAGGCGCTGGGGCTGGTCGAGAACGGCCCCGCGGTGACCCAGAACGCCCCTGCGACCGGGACGATTCCGAACACTCTCGCCGGCATGACCCGCCAGAGCGGAGCGGTGATCGCCTGATGGCCGCCTACCTGTCCTATGTCACGAAGGCCGGGGACCGATGGGGTGAGAGGAGACCGGCATGCCGGTGGCATGCCGCAGCTCCGCGAACGCCCGCACTGGGATGTGCGGGCTGGACCACGGCGCCAGGGAGGGCTGCGTGAGCGTTTACCTGTCCTATGTCACGAAGGCCGGGGACCGATGGGACCTACTCGCCTACCGCTTCTACGGCGATCCTTTCCGCTACGAGCCGATCGTCGCGGCGAATCCCCACGTGCCGATCGAGCCGGTGCTGGAATCGGGTCTCGCACTTTCGATTCCGGTGCTGGAACGCGCCGAGATCACCCCCTCGATCGAGAGTCTGCCGCCGTGGAAGCGCTGACCAAGTCGCCTGCAATGCGGACAAGAAGCACCCATGGCCGCTGATTTCGGCCTCGAAACCCCGGTCGAGGATCCGGTCTACAAGGTGATCTACAACAGCCGTGACATCACCGCGGACATCACGCCCTACGTGACCCACCTCACCTACACCGACCACGAGCACGGCCAGTCGGACGAGGTGGAGATCACGGCCGAGGACCGCGAGCATCGCTGGAAGAGCGCCTGGTATCCGGACGTCTCCGCCTGGCTCGAGGTGGAGATCGGGTACGCCGACGGCCGCCGGCTCCGCTGTGGATCATTCGAGCTCGACGAGATCGAGTTCGACGGCGTGCCGGATACGGTGCGCATCAAGGCCCTGGCGACGATCATCACGCCGAAGCTCCGGACCCATCGCTCGGCCGGCTACGACGGCAAGACCCTCAAGGGCATCGTGGAGGAAGTCGCGGCGCGCAACGGCCTCACCGTGCGCGGCGACATCGAGCCGATCGCGCTCGACCGGGTGACACAAAATCACGAGAAGGATCTGCCGTTCCTGGTGCGGCTGGCGGAGGATTTCGGCTATGCCTTCTCGGCGCGCGGCAAGTTCCTCGATTTCCATCGCGTGGCCGACCTGGAGGCGGCCGCGCCGGCACTCACCTACCGGCGCCTCGATCTCAAGCATTTCACCCTGCGCGAGAAGGCGGAAGCCACCTATCCGGAGGCTCGCGTCTCGTATCTCGACCCGGATCTCAAGAAGCTGATCCAGGATCGCGACGACCGGGACGGCATCAAGACCGGCGACACCCACGCCCTGTTGAAACGCGCCAAGGAGCGCGGCATCGCCAAGAAGAAGGCGGAGTCCCACCTGCACCTGAAGGACAAGCGCCAGATCGCGGGGTCGATCACCGTGGTCGGCGATACCCGGCTCGTGGCCGGGATCAATCTGGTATTGCAGGGGCTCTACCGGCTCGACGGCAAGTATCACGTGACCGATTCCAGCCACCGCCTGGATCGACAGGGCGGCTACGAATCGGAAGCGGAGCTCTACCGTGTCTCCGCCTAATCCCAAGATCGCGCATCTGCGCTACGGCATCGTCCGCAAGATCGACCCGCGCCGCTCGCGGGTCAAGGTGGAGTTTCCGGATCAGGACCGGCTGGTGTCGCATTGGCTCTCTCTGGCCCAGCCCAAGACCCTGAAGGACAGGGCGTACTGGATGGTCGAGCCGGGCGAGCAGGTGGTGTGCATCCTGGACGAGCACCTCGAGGACGGCACCGTGATCGGGGCGATCTACTCCCGGCCCGACCCTGCGCCCAACGGCTGGGACGAGCACTGGTTCGGGATCGTGTTCGAGGACGGCTCGATCCTGCGCTACCGCAAGGACCAGCACGAACTGCTGCTCGACCTCACCCATATGCAGGGGACGGTGATCGTCCGATCGCAAGAGGTGAAGGTCGAAGCCCAGCAAGTCCGCGTCGAGGCCGAGACCGTACAGGCCCAGGCCACGACCCTCACGGCCGAGACGCAGTCCGCGAGCGTAACGGGAATTACTGTCACCGTCTCCGCCCCCGACATTACCCTATCGGGACTCACCCACATCGATGGGGACATCGACATCTGATGGCGAGCCTCAAGCAGTTCATCGCCAACGCCAAGAGCATGTTGCAGGTCGTCACCGGCCAACCGGGCTGGCTGGATCCGCCGTCGATGCACCTGGAGCAGGTGACGAACCAGATCCGGGCCATGCTGGGATCCGCGGATCAGTTCGCCGTGCCCGACATCGACCTGCACCAGACGGATGCCAGTTTGAAGGCGGTGCTGGGCGAGGCCGACTCGACGGCGCAGCCGGCCATCTCGCTGCACGACACGGCCACAGCGCTCAAGGCCATTACCGGAAAAGCATCGGCCACGGAAGCGCCCGATATCACGCTGACGGCCACCAAAACACACGTGGATGCCACCAATAACCCGCACGCGACCACGGCCGCGCAGGTCGGCGCCATGGCGACCAGTCACCCGGCCAACGCCATCACCGGCTTCGGATCTTCGGCGCAGGCGCTCGGGTCATTGCAGAGTCCGGGCGTGGCCACCACGGTCGCACGTTCCGACCACGTCCATCCGTACCCGACCGCGGCCCAGGTCGGCGCGATCGCCAACAGCGCCGGCAGTGTGACCGACACTCTGATCGGCAACCGCACCGCCGATCCGTCCCTGGTGCCCACCGGCAACACCGGAACCCTGACGAGTTTCCTTTCCTGGTTCGCGAACCGCGTCAAGGCCGTCACCGGTACGACGAACTGGTACGACGCGCCGCCGACCACGCTCGCGGCGACGAACACGCACATCAACGCCACCAACAATCCGCACGCGACCACGGCCGCGCAGGTCGGTGCCATGGCGACCAGTCACCCGGCCAACGCCATCACCGGCTTCGGATCTTCGGCGCAGGCGCTCGGGTCATCGCAGAGTCCGGGCACGGCCACCACGGTGTCCCGGAGCGATCACAGACATCCCTATCCGACCCCGGCGCAGATCGGGGCGGCCAATGCCAACGGCGACGTCAACAATCTTTTCTATGCGGCGGAAGTCCATGTCCCCAACCAGGGAGGCTTGACCTGCACATTCAGCAGCGA
It encodes the following:
- a CDS encoding tail fiber domain-containing protein, which gives rise to MASLKQFIANAKSMLQVVTGQPGWLDPPSMHLEQVTNQIRAMLGSADQFAVPDIDLHQTDASLKAVLGEADSTAQPAISLHDTATALKAITGKASATEAPDITLTATKTHVDATNNPHATTAAQVGAMATSHPANAITGFGSSAQALGSLQSPGVATTVARSDHVHPYPTAAQVGAIANSAGSVTDTLIGNRTADPSLVPTGNTGTLTSFLSWFANRVKAVTGTTNWYDAPPTTLAATNTHINATNNPHATTAAQVGAMATSHPANAITGFGSSAQALGSSQSPGTATTVSRSDHRHPYPTPAQIGAANANGDVNNLFYAAEVHVPNQGGLTCTFSSDAGRVEVAASSCKLQQSGAVYVTDRSATVYKPINASAFTVNSARDVKTDVTPLESGLEKVRAIRPVRFRYSQGDDPKVHAGCIAEEVEAVFPEAVFPMGGVDGIPASKGIDYGRLAVLSLQAVKELDARLQALEARPWPSR